The stretch of DNA TCATCCCCGCGACAAGCCCGATCGCAGCGCTTTCGACATAGCCCTCGCATCCCGTCACCTGGCCCGCAAAGCGGATGTGCGGCGCCGCTCGCAGGCGCAGCTGGCGGTCCAGCACCTGCGGCGAATTGAGGAAGGTGTTGCGATGTAGCCCCCCGAGCCGCGCGAATTCCGCGTTCTCCAGCCCGGGAATCGTGCGGAAGAGTTCGACCTGGGCGCCGTATTTGAGCTTGGTCTGGAAGCCGACCATGTTCCAAAGTGTGCCGTGCTTGTTGTCCTGCCGCAGCTGGACCACCGCATAGGGCCAACGCCCCTGCGGAAACTCGGGCGTCGTGTCATGCGGGTTGTCGAGCCCGACACCCTTCATCGGGCCATAGCGAAGTGTATCGACCCCGCGCTCGGCCATGACCTCGATCGGCATACAGCCATCGAAATAGGGCGTGTCCTTCTCCCACTCCTTGAACTCGGTCTTCTCGCCCTCGAGCAGCCCTTTGTGGAAGGCGAGATACTGCTCCTTGGTCATCGGGCAGTTGATGTAGTCGCCGCCCTCGTTCGAAGCCTCGGTCGTCTTGTTCCAGCGCGACTGGATCCAGCATTTCGTCATGTCGATGGAATCGCGATAGACGATCGGCGCGATCGCATCGAAGAAGGCGAGCCGTTCCTCGCCCGTCGCCGCGACGATGCTCGAAGCAAGCGATTGCGCGGTCAGCGGGCCGGTGGCCACGATGGTCAGGCCCGCGTCCGGCAGCGCGTCGATCCGCTCGCGCACGATGTCGATGTTCGGATGTTCGCCCAGCGCCTTGCTCACTTCGGCCGAGAACACGTCCCGGTCGACCGCCATCGCGCTGCCCGCCGGAACCCGCGCCTTTTCGCCTGCGCGCATCACGATCGAATCGAGCGCGCGCATTTCGTGGTGGAGGAGGCCGACCGCGTTCGTCTCGTCATTGTCGGAACGGAAGCTGTTCGAACACACCAGTTCGGCCAGTCCGTCGGTCTGGTGCGCCGGGGTCATGTCGCCGCCCCCGCGCATTTCGGACAGGCGCACGCGCACCCCGCGCCGGGCGAGTTGCCACGCCGCTTCGCTCCCGGCGAGGCCGCCGCCGATGATGTGCACATCGTAAGTCGTGTCGGTCATGGAGCGCGAGGTAATTGCGTGCTAGCGAGCCTGCAAGCCTCGGCAGTGCCGCAAGGGAGGGAAGGGCGATAATGGCGAAACGCGCGCTGGTCGAACACCGGCCCTGGCTGCTGGCGAGCGTGATCGCGGCCACCGCCTATTATTTCCTTTGGAACAACCCCGTCGGCGAAGGCGTCTGGGGCATTCTCCTGAAAGGTGCGGGCGTCGGCCTGCTTGCGGTCTATGCCATGCGCCGGACGCGCGGCGTGGACGGGGCGATCCTCGTCATCGCACTCGCGTTGTCGGCTGCGGGCGACATGGCGATCATGCTCTCTTTCGAGGCCGGAGGGGCGCTGTTCCTGCTCTCGCATCTCGTCGCGGTCGGGCTTTACGCCCGCAACCTGCGCGAAAATCCCGCGGCGAGCCAGCGGCTGCTCGCGCTCGCACTGGTCGTTGCCGCGCCGCTCCTGTCGTGGTTGCTCAGCGCCCGGCTCGACATCGCCGCCTATGGCGCGGTGCTCGGCGCGATGGCGGCGGGGGCGTGGCTGAGCCGTTTCCCGCGCTACCGGGTGGGGCTGGGAGCGGTGCTGTTCGTGGCGAGCGACTGGCTGCTGTTCAGCCGCCTTGGCCCCATCGACCTCGCGCCGTTGCCCGACCTCTTCGTCTGGCCGCTCTACTATGTCGGGCAGGTGATGATCGCGACCGGCGTGGTGCAGACCCTGCGCGCCGATCACGAAAGCTGAAGCCTAGCCGCCCGGTTCGTCGTCAATGTTCCTGTCGGAATGCGCGGTCGTGTCGGGCGCAGTCTCGTCCCCGCCGCCGCGCCGTTCCACCATTTCCTCGACCACGGCCTCTTCCGCCTCGTTCTCCGGCTCCTCGCTTTCGTCGATCAACGCCGCGCCGACGATGTGTTCGCCCTTGGCCACGTCGAAGATCTTGACCCCGGCGGAGCCGCGACCGATCACCGTCCAGCCCTTGTGCTCCTTGAAGCCGTTTTCGATGAGGTGCCGGAACTGGATCGGCATCCGGATCAGCTTGGCCTGGTCGGTCACCAGCATCAGCTGCGAGCCGTGGTGCACCGGGAAGCTCGCGACGACCGGCCCGTTGCGGTCGGGATTGCTTTCGGGCGCACCGATATTGGTGAGGCCCTGTCCGCCGCGCCCGATGGTGCGGTATTCATAGGCCGAGGAAATCTTGCCGTAGCCGTTGGCGGTGATGGTGAGGATGAATTCCTCGCGTTCGGCCATCGCCTCCATCTGCTCGGGCGGCAGGGTGGGCTCGGCGTCGTTGTTCTTCCACGCGGCGGCGCGCAGGTAGGCTTCGCGCGTTTCCATGTCGGCTTCGAGCGGGTCGAGCACGGCGAGGCTGACGACCTTGGCATCGTCCTTCAGGGCCATGCCGCGCACGCCGATGCCGGTGCGGCTCTTGGTCTCGCGCGCATCGGTCGCGGCAAAGCGGATCGCCTTGCCCGCATCGCTTGCAAGGAAAATCTCCTGCGTCTCGCCGACGAGCCGCACGCCGATCAGTCGGTCGCCGGACCCTTCGACAAAGCCCATCGCGTATTTCCCGTTGGTGGGAACGTTAGTGAAGGCGTCCATCGAATTGCGCCGCACCATGCCCTGCTCGGTCGCGAAGACGATGCCGAGCCGGTCCCACTCCGCCTCGTCCTCGGGCAGGGGCAGCACGTTGGTCACGCGCTCGTCCTCGGCCAGCGGCAGCAGGTTGACCATCGGTCGCCCGCGCGTGGAGGGCCCGCCCTCGGGCAGCTTCCAGACCTTGAGGCGATAGACGCGCCCCGTGTTGGTGAAGAACAGGACCGGGTTGTGGGTCGAGGTAACGAACAGCTCGACCACCGCGTCCTCGTCCTTGGTCGCCATCCCGGCGCGGCCCTTGCCGCCGCGCGCCTGCGCGCGGAAGGTCGAGAGCGCGGTGCGCTTGATATAGCCGCCCATGGTGACGGTCACGACCATGTCGTCGCGCTCGATCAGGTCCTCGTCCTCGAGCCCGTCCCAGGCGGGCGCGATTTCCGAAACGCGCGGCGTGGCATAGGTCGCGCGGACCTCTTCGAGTTCCTCGCGCATGACCGCGTAGAGCTTCACCCGGTCGGCGAGGATCGCGAGCAGTTCCTCGATTCTCTCGGCGAGTTCCTTGAGTTCGTCGCCGATTTCGTCGCGGCCCAGCGCCGTCAGGCGGTGGAGGCGCAATTCGAGGATCGCCTTCACCTGCCGTTCGGAAAGGCGATAGCTTCCGCCTTCCTCGTCGGCGGTCGGCTCGATCGCTTCGACAAGGCGGATATATTGCGCGATGTCGCCGATCGGCCATTCCTTGGCGAGAAGCTTGGCCCGCGCCTCGGCCGGATTGGAGGAACCGCGGATCATCGCCACCACCTCGTCGAGATTCGACACCGCGACGACAAGGCCGAGCAAGATATGCGCCCGCTCGCGCGCCTTGTTCAGCTCGAACTTGGTGCGGCGGGTGATGACTTCCTCGCGGAAGCCGATGAAGCTCTGCACGATGTCGCGCAGGGTGAGCGTCTCGGGCCGCCCGCCGCGGATCGCGAGCATATTGGCGGGGAAGGAGGACTGCGCCGGGGTATAGCGCCACAGCTGGTTGAGCACGACCTCGGGCGAGGCGTCGCGCTTGAGGTCGATCACAACCCGCACGCCTTCGCGCGAGGATTCGTCGCGGATGTCCGAAATGCCCTCGATCCGCTTGTCCTTGGCGGCTTCGGCGATCTTTTCGACGAGGCCGGACTTGCCGACCTGGTAGGGGATCGAGGTCAGCACGATCGCGCGCTTTTCGCCGCGCTTTTCCTCGACCTCGTGGCGGCAGCGCATCAGGATCGAACCGCGCCCGGTGGTGTAGGCGGCCTTCGCCCCGCTGGTGCCGAGGATCAGCGGCGCGGTCGGGAAATCGGGGCCGGGTATGTATTCGATCAGCTCTTCCGACGTGATCGCCGGGTTCTCGATGAAGGCGAGGCAGCCGTCGATCACTTCGCCCAGATTGTGCGGCGGAACATTGGTCGCCATGCCGACCGCGATCCCGCCCGCGCCGTTGACGAGGAGGTTGGGAAAGCGTGCCGGAAGGACGGAGGGCTCTTTCGTCGAACCGTCATAGTTGTCGACGAAATCGACCGTGTCCTTGTCGAGATCGTCGAGAAGGGTGTTGGCGACCCGCGCAAGCCGCGCCTCGGTGTAGCGCATCGAGGCGGGAGGATCGGGGTCCATCGAGCCGAAATTGCCCTGGCCGTCGATCAGCGGCACGCGCATCGACCAGTCCTGCGTCATCCGCGCGAGTGCATCATAGATCGCCGCGTCGCCGTGCGGGTGGTAGTTGCCCATGACGTCGCCGACGATCTTGGCGCTCTTGCGGTAGGGCCGCCCGGCGACGAAGCCGCCTTCCTGGCTCGCGTAGAGGATGCGGCGATGGACCGGTTTCAATCCGTCGCGCACATCGGGCAACGCGCGGGAGACGATCACGCTCATCGCGTAATCGAGATAGCTGGTCTTCATCTCATCGACGATGTCGATGCGGTCGTAATCGCCGCCGGGGGCGGGGGAATCGAGAATTTCGGTGTCGTCGCTCAAGGCTTGGGGCCGTTTCGGTTGTGTTCTGATGCGTTTGCGCTTCGTGCAATGTAGGCACTCGCACGCCGATGCGCCACTCGCCTGCGCGAACACGAGGGGAACAGGCGGGCTTTTTCCACATTTGCCGGGCGCGGAAGTGCCCTGTAAGCGCGCGTTCATCCGCATTGCGCGAATGCGCTCCGCCCTATCGCAAGAGAGGGGTTGAATCCGGCCGCGGGATCGGCATTCAAAGCCCGTTCAGACCGATTGGCCTAGTTGGAATTGAAAATTCGCCGCGCCCGGTCCAAAGGCGCGGGCAGACGAAATCTCGGCGCCTGCAAGAGCGCGACAAAACCCCTCGAGGAGGATATTTCATGACGACCCGCCACCCCCGCAAGCCGCTTTCCGGTCTTGCCCTCGCCATCGCGCTCGCCACCGGCACTGCCGTTGTGGCGACCGCCGTGCTGCCGGCCGAGGCGCAGGCCCAGCGGGCGAAGAAGCGTGACAAGAAGAAAAAGCAGGACGAAGGCGCGCCCGAGCTTTCGGACGAATTCCGCAAGGCGTTCCTGCCGGTGCAGGAAGGCATGAACGGCGAGAATCCCGACTACGCCGCTCTCAAGCCGCAGATCGAGCAGCTGATCCAGATCGCGCAGTCGAACGACGAGAAGTTCTTCACCGGCAATGTCGCCTATAATGCCGGCGCGCGGCTCGAAGACCAGACGCTCCAGCTGACGGGCATGGAGCTGATGCTCGCCGGCGGAAAGGTGCCTGCCGACCAGCTCGGCCGCTACAACTTCATCGCCTACCAGCTGGCCAACGGCATGGACCAGTACGACAAGGCGCGGCGTTACCTGCAGGCGTCGATCGACAACAACTTCACGACCGACACGATCGGCCGCTCCGACCTCCAGATCGCGATGGCGGAAAGCTATTTCGGCCAGAACAGCGTGCAGCAGGGGCTCGATTACCTCTCCGGCGCGATCGCCGACAAGAAGGCGGCGGGCGAGGACGTGCCCGAACAATGGTATCGCCGCGGGATCACGGTCGCCTATGAAAACCAGGTCACGCCCGAGCTGTACGACATGGCGACCATGTGGATCGCCGATTACCCGAGCACATCGAACTGGCGCGACGCGATCAACCTGACGCGCAATCTCAACACCTTCGAAGGCGGCGAGATTCTCGACCTCCTGCGGCTCAGCCGCCGGGTCGAGGCGATGGGCGACGTGTCGGACTATGAATATTACGTCGAAGCCGCCGACCCGCGCCGCCTGCCCAAGGAAGTGCGCGACGTGATCGAGGAAGGCTATGCCTCGGGCACGGTGAGCCGCGACAACCTCTACCTGTCCGAAGCGCTCGAGCTTGCCTCGGGCCGGATCGAGAGCGACCGTGCGGACCTTCCCGCGCTCGAAACCGACGCCATGGCGGCGGATGCGGGCCTGCGGCTCGTCGCGGGGGCGGCCGATGCCTTCCTGAGCTACGACCAGTATGCCAAGGCCGAAACCTTCTACGAGAAGGCGCTCGCCATGCCGGGCGTCGAGAAGAACGAGGCGCAACTGCGCCTCGCGATCGCCAAGATCGAGCTGGGCAAGTACGATGAAGCGCGCGAACTGCTGGCCGGGATCGAGGGCAAGCGCGCCCCGATCGCCAAGCTCTGGGCGGCCTATGCCGATGCCGAACAGGGCAGTGCGGCGAGCCCGATGACCGGCGGCTGATCCATCTTCCGAACCCGGATGCGAGAGGGCGCCGCGAGCATTGCTCGCGGCGCCCTTTCCGTTTCGTCGACGGGCGGCTTCAGCGCAGCCGCTTGACCCAGACTTCCCCGTCCTTACGCCGCTCGAGCGCGAAATTGGGGATCGCATCGAGCATATCGTAGAGCCGGGTGAAGCCGTAATTGCGCGTATCGAAGCTCGACCGGTTGCCCGCGCGCTGGCCGACTTCGGACAGCTTGGCATAGCCGTTCTCGTCGCGTTTCGAGGCGTTGTAGGCGTCGACCAGCAGGTTGAGCAGGTCCTCGCCGATCTCGCCCGAAGCGGCCGTGTCGCCCGCCCCGTTCGCGCCGGTGGAAGCCGCGGCCTTGCCCGATCCGCGCCGCGAGCCGCCGCTTTTCTCCGCTTTGTCCGCGCGCAACAGGGCGTTGACGTCGATGAAGCGGGTGCAAGCCTCGCGGAAGGCTTCGGGGGTCTTGGCCCCGCCGAAGCCGTAGACCGGCAGGCCGTCCTGCCGGATGCGCATCGCGAGCGGCATGAAATCGCTGTCCGAACTCATGATCCCGAACCCGTGCACCCGCCCGCCATAAAGCAGGTCGAGCGCGTCGATCGTCATCTTCATGTCGGTCGCGTTCTTGCCCTTGGTGAGGTCGAACTGCTGCTGCGGCTCGATGCCGTAACGGTGCATCTTGTCGATCCAGCCCTTGAGACTGGTCTTGCGCCAATTGCCATAGGCGCGGCGGATGTTGACCTGCCCGAGCTCTGCAAGGACGGTCAGTACCGGGTCGATCGCCGCATGGCTGGCATTGTCGGCATCGATCAGGAGGGCGATGTTGTGAGCGATTGGTTGGACCATGCCGCCCCATGTGGGCGAGGGGGGAAGCGCGGGCAAGCTTATTCGATGACTTCGAAACGCCCGGTCGCCTCGTCGAGCGAATAAAGCCGCCCTTCCTGAATCGAGAAATGCGCGCCGCGCAGTTTGAGCCGGCCTTCGCGTTCGCGCTCCGCCAGCCAGGGAAAGGTTCTCAGGTTCGCAAGACTCTGGCGGATGGCGGCGAATTCCATCTGCAACTCGGCTTCGCGGCTGTCGGTCCCGTATCGCGCCGCGACGTCCTCGCGCGCTTCATCGAGGAGGGTGATCCACCCTGCCAGGAATTGTCCTTCGCCACGGTCGGCCTCGGTGTAGTCGCGTTGGAGCGCGGCCTGGCAGCCGCCGCAGCGCCCGTGCCCCATGACGACGACCTGCGCGACTTCGAGCACCTGCACGGCGAATTCGACCGCTGCCGAAACGCCGTGCTGGCCGGGCGTCGTTTCGTAAGGCGGAACGAGCGCGGCGACATTACGCAGCACGAAGATGTCGCCGGGATCCACATCGAAGATCTGCGCCGGGTCCACCCGGCTGTCGCAGCAGCCGATGATCATCAGCTTGGGATGCTGGCCCTGCTCGAGCGTCTCGGCAAAGCGCGCGCGTTGGCGCGGCCAGGTCTGCTCGCGGAAGCGGCGGTAGCCTTTCAGCAATTCGGCGAATTCGGGCATTGTCCTCGTCCTCTCTCCCGACAGGGCGCTAGGCGTGAGGGAAGGGCAGGGCAAGCCGTTGCGCCCGGTGCAGCGGGTTTTGCGCAGAATACCGCGCCCCTTCTCACAAAGGATGGGGCGAGCGCGGTTGCGGGCCGGGTGAACGGCGCTTAAGTAGCCCGCATGAACGACCTCGCGAACACGCCGCAGCCGCAGCCCGAAGAGCGTCCCGCCCGCCAGCGCAAGCCCGACTGGATCCGCGTCCGCGCGCCCGCCGGTGAAGGCTATCACGAAACGCGCCGCTTGATGCGCGAGCTCAACCTGAACACCGTGTGCGAAGAGGCCGCCTGCCCCAATATCGGGGAGTGCTGGACGAAGAAGCACGCGACCGTGATGATCCTCGGCGATGTCTGCACGCGCGCCTGCGCCTTCTGCAACGTCAAGACCGGGATGCCGCGCAAGGTCGACCCGATGGAGCCCGAGAACACCGCGATCGCCGCGGCGAAGATGGGGCTCGAACATATCGTCATCACCTCGGTCGACCGCGACGACCTGCCCGACGGCGGGGCGATGCAGTTCGTCAAGGTGATCGAGGCGCTGCGCCGCAACACGCCCGACACCACGATCGAGATCCTCACCCCTGATTTCCGCGGCAAGATGCGTCGCGCGGTAGAGATGATCTGCGAGGCGGGACCGGACGTTTACAATCACAACCTCGAGACCGTCCCCCGGCTCTATCCCACCATCCGCCCCGGCGCGCGCTATTACGCTTCGCTCCGCCTGCTTGAAGAGGTCAAGGCGCACAATCCGCTGATCTTCACCAAGTCGGGCATCATGCTCGGCCTCGGCGAAGAGCGCCTCGAGGTCCACCAGGTGATGGACGATATGCGCTCGGCGGAGGTCGACTTCATCACCATGGGCCAGTATCTCCAGCCGACACCCAAGCACGCCAAGGTCGAGGAATTCGTCACGCCCAAGGCGTTCGACGCATACGGCGCGATCGCGCGGGCCAAGGGTTTCCTGCAGGTCGCATCGAGCCCGCTGACGCGCTCGAGCTATCACGCGGGCGACGATTTCGCGAAAATGCGGGCCGCGCGCGAGGAACGCCTTGCCAAGCAGGCCGCGCGGGAAAGGGCCTGAGCGCAAATGCCCGGTATCCGCGAGACGCGCCGGCTCCCCTACAGTGCCGAACAGATGTTCGACCTCGTCGCGGACGTGAAGCGTTACGGCGAATTCCTGCCGTGGGTGATCGCGACCCGCGTGCGCTCCGACAGCGAGACGGAGATGATCGCGGACATGGTTGTGGGCTTCAAGGCGATCCGGGAAAGCTTCACCTCGAGAGTGCTCAAGCGCCGCCCTAAGGAGATCGAGGTGATCTATCTCGACGGACCGCTTTCGGACCTCGACAATGTCTGGACCTTCCGCGCAATCGACGAGCGCACCTGCGAGATCGATTTCTCGGTCGATTTCACCTTCAAGAACAAGCTGTTCGAGCGGATTGCCGGCCAGTATTTCGACCGCGCCTTCCGCAAGATGGTCGCCGCCTTCGAAGCGCGCGCGGACGAGCTTTACGGCAACAGCAATTCCAGCGCGCACAGCGTCGCCTGACGCCGAATCGAAGCTCGGGCGCCGGGGCCTTCCCCGCCGTCGAAATGCTTAAGCTCGCCCTCGGGCTCGCCGTCCATGTCGCGGGTCGCGCGGGCGAAGACGACCGTGCCGACCGGCTTGATCGTCGTGCCGCCGCCCGGACCCGCTACCCCGCTTATCGCCACGGCCACGTCCGCGTTCGAGCGTTCGAGCGCGCCCTGCGCCATTGCCCAGACGCAGGCGATCGACACCGCGCCGAAAGTCTCGATGATGTCGCGCGCGACGCCGAGCGACTCCATCTTCGCCTCGTTCGAATAGGTCACGAATCCGCAGTCGAGCACGGCGGAGGAGCCCGCAATCTCGGTCAGCGCGCCGGCCACCAGCCCCCCGGTGCAGCTTTCGGCGAGCGCGACCTTGCGGCCCGCCGCCGCGTTCTCGGCGACGACCCGCTCGGCGAGCGCCGTGATCTCGTCGGGAAGGAGATAATCGCTCATTGAATGGCTCCCATGGTCCGGCTGTGCGCTACAAGCGAGGTCGAGCGGGCTGCTGCAAGGCGGCGGGCGGGGCGGGTTTTGGCCTTCGTCATAACAGGCATTGTCTCACGGGCGCTGCGCGCGCGAAAGGGCAACAATCGCCTGCGCGGCGATTCCCTCGCCGCGTCCGGTGAAGCCGAGCCTTTCGGTCGTGGTCGCCTTGATGCTGACCGCGCTCTCGTCGAGCCCGGTCAGCCGCGCGACTTCGGCGCGCATGGCCGGGCGGTGGGGGCCGATTTTCGGGGCCTCGCAGATGATCGTGAGGTCGATATTGGCGAGCGCGTAACCCGCCTCGCGCGCCAGTCCCACCGCGTGTTCGAGAAAGCGTCCGGAGCGCGCCCCGGCCCATTGCGGGTCGCTCGGCGGGAAATGGGTACCGATGTCGCCTTCGCCGACGGCTCCGAGCACGGCATCGGTGATCGCGTGGAGCGCCACGTCGGCATCGGAATGCCCGCCAAGCCCCTTGTCGTGATCGAGCTTCACGCCGCACAGCCACAGCTCCTCGCCCGGCTCGAGCCGGTGCACGTCGAAACCCTGTCCGACCCGGAAGGGCGCGGCGCCGGTATCGTCCATCAGGTCCTCCGCGAAAGTGATCTTCTTGAGCCGCTCGTCGCCCCGCACCAGCGCGACCTCGCCGCCATGCGCCGCGAGCACCTGCGCATCGTCGCCCGCGTTGGTGTCGCCGACCCAGGCGCGGTGCGCCGCGAGGATGGCCTCGAAACGGAACGCCTGCGGGGTCTGGACCCGGCGCAGGCTGTCGCGCTCGGCCTTGTCCGCCATTGTCCCGCGCGGCCCGACGACGGCAATGGAATCAACCACGGGGAGAACGGGAATGGCACCGGGGTGGTCGGCAAGCGCGCCGCGCAGCCGCTCGATCACCGCGCCGGGCAAGTCGGGCCGTGCGGCATCGTGTATGAGGACGTGGACGGGGGCATCAGGTTCGAGCGCCTCAAGCCCCGCGCGAACCGAATCCTGCCGGCTCGCGCCGCCGGTGACGAAGCGCACGCCCTCGCAATCGACGATCGCTTCGCGCGCGTGGTCCTCGGCGCCTTCGGCGATCACCACGAGAAGCGGCGCGGCGCCCGCTTCGCGTAGGACTTCGACTGAATGGCGCAGCAGCGGCCGGCCGCGCCAAGTGCGGAACTGCTTGGGCAATTCGCCCCCGACGCGCAGCCCCTTGCCGGCCGCCACCACAACCGCGGCGAAGGGGGGAAGGGGAAGCGCGTCTCGCATGGCTGGGCGGCGCTTAGGGGCTGGACGGATTTTCCGCAATGGACTATGCGCTGCTCAAAATTTAGGCATTTTCCCGCATGACAGAGCTTCCCACACCCCCGGCGCTGAAGCCGATCCGGATCGGCCCGGTGACGATCCCCGATCCCGTCCTGCTCGCGCCGATGACCGGCGTGAC from Erythrobacter sp. encodes:
- the trmFO gene encoding methylenetetrahydrofolate--tRNA-(uracil(54)-C(5))-methyltransferase (FADH(2)-oxidizing) TrmFO, with the protein product MTDTTYDVHIIGGGLAGSEAAWQLARRGVRVRLSEMRGGGDMTPAHQTDGLAELVCSNSFRSDNDETNAVGLLHHEMRALDSIVMRAGEKARVPAGSAMAVDRDVFSAEVSKALGEHPNIDIVRERIDALPDAGLTIVATGPLTAQSLASSIVAATGEERLAFFDAIAPIVYRDSIDMTKCWIQSRWNKTTEASNEGGDYINCPMTKEQYLAFHKGLLEGEKTEFKEWEKDTPYFDGCMPIEVMAERGVDTLRYGPMKGVGLDNPHDTTPEFPQGRWPYAVVQLRQDNKHGTLWNMVGFQTKLKYGAQVELFRTIPGLENAEFARLGGLHRNTFLNSPQVLDRQLRLRAAPHIRFAGQVTGCEGYVESAAIGLVAGMMTAAELAGRDWQPLPATTAMGALLSHITGDADAATFQPMNVNFGLFPPLHEVKKKARKEAYTTRAKADLTEWMRRAEPVPA
- a CDS encoding lysoplasmalogenase family protein; protein product: MAKRALVEHRPWLLASVIAATAYYFLWNNPVGEGVWGILLKGAGVGLLAVYAMRRTRGVDGAILVIALALSAAGDMAIMLSFEAGGALFLLSHLVAVGLYARNLRENPAASQRLLALALVVAAPLLSWLLSARLDIAAYGAVLGAMAAGAWLSRFPRYRVGLGAVLFVASDWLLFSRLGPIDLAPLPDLFVWPLYYVGQVMIATGVVQTLRADHES
- the gyrA gene encoding DNA gyrase subunit A codes for the protein MSDDTEILDSPAPGGDYDRIDIVDEMKTSYLDYAMSVIVSRALPDVRDGLKPVHRRILYASQEGGFVAGRPYRKSAKIVGDVMGNYHPHGDAAIYDALARMTQDWSMRVPLIDGQGNFGSMDPDPPASMRYTEARLARVANTLLDDLDKDTVDFVDNYDGSTKEPSVLPARFPNLLVNGAGGIAVGMATNVPPHNLGEVIDGCLAFIENPAITSEELIEYIPGPDFPTAPLILGTSGAKAAYTTGRGSILMRCRHEVEEKRGEKRAIVLTSIPYQVGKSGLVEKIAEAAKDKRIEGISDIRDESSREGVRVVIDLKRDASPEVVLNQLWRYTPAQSSFPANMLAIRGGRPETLTLRDIVQSFIGFREEVITRRTKFELNKARERAHILLGLVVAVSNLDEVVAMIRGSSNPAEARAKLLAKEWPIGDIAQYIRLVEAIEPTADEEGGSYRLSERQVKAILELRLHRLTALGRDEIGDELKELAERIEELLAILADRVKLYAVMREELEEVRATYATPRVSEIAPAWDGLEDEDLIERDDMVVTVTMGGYIKRTALSTFRAQARGGKGRAGMATKDEDAVVELFVTSTHNPVLFFTNTGRVYRLKVWKLPEGGPSTRGRPMVNLLPLAEDERVTNVLPLPEDEAEWDRLGIVFATEQGMVRRNSMDAFTNVPTNGKYAMGFVEGSGDRLIGVRLVGETQEIFLASDAGKAIRFAATDARETKSRTGIGVRGMALKDDAKVVSLAVLDPLEADMETREAYLRAAAWKNNDAEPTLPPEQMEAMAEREEFILTITANGYGKISSAYEYRTIGRGGQGLTNIGAPESNPDRNGPVVASFPVHHGSQLMLVTDQAKLIRMPIQFRHLIENGFKEHKGWTVIGRGSAGVKIFDVAKGEHIVGAALIDESEEPENEAEEAVVEEMVERRGGGDETAPDTTAHSDRNIDDEPGG
- a CDS encoding tetratricopeptide repeat protein yields the protein MTTRHPRKPLSGLALAIALATGTAVVATAVLPAEAQAQRAKKRDKKKKQDEGAPELSDEFRKAFLPVQEGMNGENPDYAALKPQIEQLIQIAQSNDEKFFTGNVAYNAGARLEDQTLQLTGMELMLAGGKVPADQLGRYNFIAYQLANGMDQYDKARRYLQASIDNNFTTDTIGRSDLQIAMAESYFGQNSVQQGLDYLSGAIADKKAAGEDVPEQWYRRGITVAYENQVTPELYDMATMWIADYPSTSNWRDAINLTRNLNTFEGGEILDLLRLSRRVEAMGDVSDYEYYVEAADPRRLPKEVRDVIEEGYASGTVSRDNLYLSEALELASGRIESDRADLPALETDAMAADAGLRLVAGAADAFLSYDQYAKAETFYEKALAMPGVEKNEAQLRLAIAKIELGKYDEARELLAGIEGKRAPIAKLWAAYADAEQGSAASPMTGG
- a CDS encoding NYN domain-containing protein, whose translation is MVQPIAHNIALLIDADNASHAAIDPVLTVLAELGQVNIRRAYGNWRKTSLKGWIDKMHRYGIEPQQQFDLTKGKNATDMKMTIDALDLLYGGRVHGFGIMSSDSDFMPLAMRIRQDGLPVYGFGGAKTPEAFREACTRFIDVNALLRADKAEKSGGSRRGSGKAAASTGANGAGDTAASGEIGEDLLNLLVDAYNASKRDENGYAKLSEVGQRAGNRSSFDTRNYGFTRLYDMLDAIPNFALERRKDGEVWVKRLR
- a CDS encoding carbonic anhydrase, giving the protein MPEFAELLKGYRRFREQTWPRQRARFAETLEQGQHPKLMIIGCCDSRVDPAQIFDVDPGDIFVLRNVAALVPPYETTPGQHGVSAAVEFAVQVLEVAQVVVMGHGRCGGCQAALQRDYTEADRGEGQFLAGWITLLDEAREDVAARYGTDSREAELQMEFAAIRQSLANLRTFPWLAEREREGRLKLRGAHFSIQEGRLYSLDEATGRFEVIE
- the lipA gene encoding lipoyl synthase, coding for MNDLANTPQPQPEERPARQRKPDWIRVRAPAGEGYHETRRLMRELNLNTVCEEAACPNIGECWTKKHATVMILGDVCTRACAFCNVKTGMPRKVDPMEPENTAIAAAKMGLEHIVITSVDRDDLPDGGAMQFVKVIEALRRNTPDTTIEILTPDFRGKMRRAVEMICEAGPDVYNHNLETVPRLYPTIRPGARYYASLRLLEEVKAHNPLIFTKSGIMLGLGEERLEVHQVMDDMRSAEVDFITMGQYLQPTPKHAKVEEFVTPKAFDAYGAIARAKGFLQVASSPLTRSSYHAGDDFAKMRAAREERLAKQAARERA
- a CDS encoding type II toxin-antitoxin system RatA family toxin: MPGIRETRRLPYSAEQMFDLVADVKRYGEFLPWVIATRVRSDSETEMIADMVVGFKAIRESFTSRVLKRRPKEIEVIYLDGPLSDLDNVWTFRAIDERTCEIDFSVDFTFKNKLFERIAGQYFDRAFRKMVAAFEARADELYGNSNSSAHSVA
- a CDS encoding CinA family protein, with the protein product MSDYLLPDEITALAERVVAENAAAGRKVALAESCTGGLVAGALTEIAGSSAVLDCGFVTYSNEAKMESLGVARDIIETFGAVSIACVWAMAQGALERSNADVAVAISGVAGPGGGTTIKPVGTVVFARATRDMDGEPEGELKHFDGGEGPGARASIRRQATLCALELLLP
- a CDS encoding bifunctional 2-C-methyl-D-erythritol 4-phosphate cytidylyltransferase/2-C-methyl-D-erythritol 2,4-cyclodiphosphate synthase, with product MRDALPLPPFAAVVVAAGKGLRVGGELPKQFRTWRGRPLLRHSVEVLREAGAAPLLVVIAEGAEDHAREAIVDCEGVRFVTGGASRQDSVRAGLEALEPDAPVHVLIHDAARPDLPGAVIERLRGALADHPGAIPVLPVVDSIAVVGPRGTMADKAERDSLRRVQTPQAFRFEAILAAHRAWVGDTNAGDDAQVLAAHGGEVALVRGDERLKKITFAEDLMDDTGAAPFRVGQGFDVHRLEPGEELWLCGVKLDHDKGLGGHSDADVALHAITDAVLGAVGEGDIGTHFPPSDPQWAGARSGRFLEHAVGLAREAGYALANIDLTIICEAPKIGPHRPAMRAEVARLTGLDESAVSIKATTTERLGFTGRGEGIAAQAIVALSRAQRP